From the Euphorbia lathyris chromosome 6, ddEupLath1.1, whole genome shotgun sequence genome, one window contains:
- the LOC136231933 gene encoding proliferating cell nuclear antigen: protein MLELRLVQGSVLKKVLESIKDLVTDANFDCSSTGFSLQAMDSSHVALVALLLRSEGFEHYRCDRNISMGMNLNNVSKMLKCSGNDDIITIKADDGSDTVTFMFESPTQDKISDFEMKLMDIDSEHLGIPEAEYHAIVRMPSAEFAKICRDLATIGDTVVISVTKEGVKFSTRGDIGAANIVVRQNTTVDKPEEATVVEMNEPVSLTFALRYMNSFTKATPLSSTVTISLSSELPVVVEYKIAEMGYVRFYLAPKIEEEEDETKPQV from the exons ATGCTGGAACTACGATTGGTTCAAGGTTCAGTCCTCAAGAAGGTGCTAGAGTCTATTAAGGACCTGGTTACTGATGCCAATTTCGACTGCTCATCCACTGGATTCTCTCTCCAGGCCATGGATTCCAGCCATGTTGCTCTAGTGGCTCTCCTTCTCAGATCCGAGGGTTTTGAACACTATCGCTGCGACCGTAACATCTCAATGGGCATGAATCTCAATAACGTCTCCAAGATGTTGAAGTGCTCCGGTAATGATGACATTATCACCATCAAAGCGGACGATGGAAGCGACACCGTCACTTTCATGTTTGAAAGTCCAA CACAAGATAAAATATCTGATTTTGAGATGAAGCTAATGGACATTGATAGTGAGCATCTGGGAATTCCTGAGGCAGAGTATCATGCTATTGTGCGGATGCCATCAGCCGAGTTTGCAAAAATTTGCAGGGATCTTGCAACTATTGGCGATACAG TTGTGATCTCTGTGACAAAGGAAGGAGTCAAATTCTCCACAAGAGGTGATATTGGGGCTGCAAATATTGTGGTCAGGCAGAATACCACAGTAGACAAG CCAGAAGAAGCAACAGTTGTAGAGATGAATGAGCCTGTATCATTGACATTTGCACTGAGGTACATGAACTCTTTCACCAAGGCAACTCCATTGTCAAGCACAGTTACAATCAGCTTATCTTCAGAGCTGCCTGTTGTGGTTGAGTACAAGATTGCTGAGATGGGTTATGTCAGATTCTACTTGGCTCCAAAGATTGAAGAGGAGGAAGATGAGACTAAACCTCAAGTTTGA